A genomic region of Papaver somniferum cultivar HN1 chromosome 7, ASM357369v1, whole genome shotgun sequence contains the following coding sequences:
- the LOC113296037 gene encoding basic form of pathogenesis-related protein 1-like, translating to MARVFGIELELAASTVMSFTLVLIIFSRTFAQISPEDYLAPHNAARANVNVEPMIWDDNVAAYASEYANQRAWDCNLAHSTGPYGENLAKNDYTDLSVGDAVNMWVSEMSNYDYESNSCQGGQCLHYTQVVWADSVRLGCASVACVAGGTFVICSYDPQGNWVGQRPY from the coding sequence ATGGCAAGAGTCTTCGGCATTGAGCTTGAACTAGCGGCCAGTACTGTCATGAGTTTCACCTTGGTGCTAATCATTTTCTCTCGAACATTTGCCCAAATCTCACCGGAAGATTATCTAGCTCCCCACAATGCAGCTCGAGCTAACGTTAATGTTGAACCCATGATATGGGACGATAATGTTGCAGCATACGCCAGTGAGTACGCTAATCAGAGAGCCTGGGATTGCAATCTTGCTCATTCTACTGGTCCATATGGTGAGAACCTTGCAAAGAATGATTACACAGATCTATCCGTAGGAGATGCCGTTAACATGTGGGTATCCGAGATGAGTAATTATGACTACGAGTCAAACTCGTGCCAAGGAGGACAGTGTTTGCACTACACACAGGTGGTTTGGGCTGACAGTGTTCGTCTAGGGTGTGCCAGTGTAGCTTGTGTTGCTGGTGGTACCTTTGTCATTTGCAGCTATGATCCTCAAGGCAACTGGGTCGGCCAACGTCCTTACTAA